The Temnothorax longispinosus isolate EJ_2023e chromosome 12, Tlon_JGU_v1, whole genome shotgun sequence genome includes a window with the following:
- the LOC139822931 gene encoding uncharacterized protein isoform X2 codes for MLDAYYHCRGGASIYDYSPYRINALFAGVLAMLRDTVLHGFLQQYGPLLSYLSRVSRNLHAKRAGNLRMTKDWSLIALLMCCIVFRVYVDAWNSRGRHRIADRRRLWQMNDNGPALSAAGTTKRKWELSKFPNNNRTQIAREKRLLSLFTLVTFDNTICGGLNGENGTCVAAAECAQRGGVASGVCANGYGVCCIVTVSCGGITADNNTHFVNPNYPSTFDGMDSCQVTLVKSDPDVCQYRLDFVQFNIRGPETTNNVCTYDQFIVSGGNPVPIICGNNDGNHMYIDTGVGQTNPVTLTFVTSGNSFSRSWKVRISQIRCSTIYRAEEGCLQYFTGVSGQIKSFNYDPTTGLQLSNQDYSICIRMERNFCGIQYMACPDDAQGMMIPPAFGSAGQIMRSNAFTLTGNTQATQIVSMTGTSCMTDWLSIPCATNLGRLPSLPMICVDRLCGGTFNSEAQNLNGSSVISTVKPFRLIFHTDSTEGPGDVGNRGFCLNYVQQPCTTKLK; via the exons ATGCTCGACGCTTATTATCACTGTCGTGGTGGTGCGTCGATCTACGATTACTCACCTTACCGCATTAACGCTCTTTTTGCTGGG GTGCTGGCCATGCTGCGTGATACCGTACTGCATGGATTCCTTCAACAATACGGACCATTACTGTCCTATCTGTCGCGCGTATCTCGGAACTTACACGCC AAACGCGCTGGGAATCTCAGAATGACCAAAGATTGGTCATTAATCGCGCTTCTGATGTGCTGCATCGTGTTTCGCGTTTACGTCGATGCCTGGAACAGTCGCGGCAGGCACAGAATCGCGGACAGAAGACGATTGTGGCAAATGAATGATAACGGACCTGCTCTTTCCGCCGCTGGGACGACGAAACGTAAATGGGAATTGTCAAAATTTCCGAACAATAATCGCACTCAAATCGCCAGGGAGAAAAGAC TCCTCTCGCTGTTCACGCTGGTGACATTCGACAACACCATCTGCGGCGGATTGAACGGGGAGAACGGCACGTGCGTCGCCGCGGCGGAATGCGCGCAACGCGGGGGTGTCGCCAGCGGTGTTTGCGCGAATGGTTACGGGGTCTGTTGCATag TCACGGTCTCTTGCGGCGGGATAACCGCCGACAACAACACACACTTTGTCAACCCGAATTATCCGTCCACCTTCGACGGCATGGACTCGTGTCAGGTGACACTGGTGAAATCGGATCCAGATGTATGCCAGTATcg ATTGGACTTCGTACAGTTTAATATCAGGGGCCCGGAAACGACGAATAACGTCTGCACTTACGACCAATTCATCGTTTCCGGTGGCAATCCGGTGCCGATAATATGCGGTAACAATGACGGAAATCACA tGTACATAGACACGGGAGTCGGCCAAACCAACCCGGTTACATTGACTTTCGTTACGAGCGGCAACTCCTTTTCGCGATCGTGGAAGGTTCGTATCTCGCAGATACGATGCAGCACGATATATCGAGCTGAGGAGGGCTGCCTTCAGTATTTCACCGGAGTCTCTGGCCAGATAAAGTCCTTCAATTACGATCCTACGACCGGGCTGCAATTGTCGAATCAAGATTACAGCATATGCATCAGGATGGAGAGGAACTTTTGCGGAATCCAATACATGGCGTGTCCTGACGATG CTCAAGGGATGATGATACCCCCCGCATTTGGTTCAGCGGGTCAAATAATGCGTAGCAACGCATTCACGCTGACAGGAAATACACAGGCCACACAGATCGTGTCGATGACAGGAACATCCTGTATGACTGATTGGCTGTCGATACCGTGCGCCACGAATTTGGGTCGGCTACCCTCGTTGCCGATGATATGTGTCGATCGATTGTGCGGCGGTACCTTTAACTCGGAAGCCCAGAACTTGAATGGGTCATCTGTTATCA GCACTGTAAAGCCGTTcagattaatttttcatacgGACAGCACCGAGGGACCCGGCGACGTTGGAAATAGAGGCTTCTGTCTTAATTACGTACAACAACCGTGCACgacgaaattaaaataa
- the LOC139822931 gene encoding uncharacterized protein isoform X1, which produces MTKDWSLIALLMCCIVFRVYVDAWNSRGRHRIADRRRLWQMNDNGPALSAAGTTKRKWELSKFPNNNRTQIAREKRLLSLFTLVTFDNTICGGLNGENGTCVAAAECAQRGGVASGVCANGYGVCCIVTVSCGGITADNNTHFVNPNYPSTFDGMDSCQVTLVKSDPDVCQYRLDFVQFNIRGPETTNNVCTYDQFIVSGGNPVPIICGNNDGNHMYIDTGVGQTNPVTLTFVTSGNSFSRSWKVRISQIRCSTIYRAEEGCLQYFTGVSGQIKSFNYDPTTGLQLSNQDYSICIRMERNFCGIQYMACPDDAQGMMIPPAFGSAGQIMRSNAFTLTGNTQATQIVSMTGTSCMTDWLSIPCATNLGRLPSLPMICVDRLCGGTFNSEAQNLNGSSVISTVKPFRLIFHTDSTEGPGDVGNRGFCLNYVQQPCTTKLK; this is translated from the exons ATGACCAAAGATTGGTCATTAATCGCGCTTCTGATGTGCTGCATCGTGTTTCGCGTTTACGTCGATGCCTGGAACAGTCGCGGCAGGCACAGAATCGCGGACAGAAGACGATTGTGGCAAATGAATGATAACGGACCTGCTCTTTCCGCCGCTGGGACGACGAAACGTAAATGGGAATTGTCAAAATTTCCGAACAATAATCGCACTCAAATCGCCAGGGAGAAAAGAC TCCTCTCGCTGTTCACGCTGGTGACATTCGACAACACCATCTGCGGCGGATTGAACGGGGAGAACGGCACGTGCGTCGCCGCGGCGGAATGCGCGCAACGCGGGGGTGTCGCCAGCGGTGTTTGCGCGAATGGTTACGGGGTCTGTTGCATag TCACGGTCTCTTGCGGCGGGATAACCGCCGACAACAACACACACTTTGTCAACCCGAATTATCCGTCCACCTTCGACGGCATGGACTCGTGTCAGGTGACACTGGTGAAATCGGATCCAGATGTATGCCAGTATcg ATTGGACTTCGTACAGTTTAATATCAGGGGCCCGGAAACGACGAATAACGTCTGCACTTACGACCAATTCATCGTTTCCGGTGGCAATCCGGTGCCGATAATATGCGGTAACAATGACGGAAATCACA tGTACATAGACACGGGAGTCGGCCAAACCAACCCGGTTACATTGACTTTCGTTACGAGCGGCAACTCCTTTTCGCGATCGTGGAAGGTTCGTATCTCGCAGATACGATGCAGCACGATATATCGAGCTGAGGAGGGCTGCCTTCAGTATTTCACCGGAGTCTCTGGCCAGATAAAGTCCTTCAATTACGATCCTACGACCGGGCTGCAATTGTCGAATCAAGATTACAGCATATGCATCAGGATGGAGAGGAACTTTTGCGGAATCCAATACATGGCGTGTCCTGACGATG CTCAAGGGATGATGATACCCCCCGCATTTGGTTCAGCGGGTCAAATAATGCGTAGCAACGCATTCACGCTGACAGGAAATACACAGGCCACACAGATCGTGTCGATGACAGGAACATCCTGTATGACTGATTGGCTGTCGATACCGTGCGCCACGAATTTGGGTCGGCTACCCTCGTTGCCGATGATATGTGTCGATCGATTGTGCGGCGGTACCTTTAACTCGGAAGCCCAGAACTTGAATGGGTCATCTGTTATCA GCACTGTAAAGCCGTTcagattaatttttcatacgGACAGCACCGAGGGACCCGGCGACGTTGGAAATAGAGGCTTCTGTCTTAATTACGTACAACAACCGTGCACgacgaaattaaaataa